Part of the Engystomops pustulosus chromosome 4, aEngPut4.maternal, whole genome shotgun sequence genome is shown below.
CCTCCTGATGAGCGACGTATACGCACAGCGGAGGCCATTCAAGCCTATGGGGAAGGATGCAAAGTCCCTGGCTAAGAAGTCCCCAGTGACTTagatgtccatataaggacagtgacatcactggtggaAACACCTTGAACATCATGGCTGTCACTGACACTCACTCCTCCTCCCCGAATGGGGATGGAACAAGATCATGTTTCTGACTGTAGGAGCTCACAGAGGATACATCCTAGCCCTCCACTGTAAGGACGGGGGGACATATGTACCGGGGACGTATGGTGGACGTATgtactatgggggatgtatgtacagccgcaaaCTTGTGGGCGTACATACGTCTCCCTATGGTCTTGTGAATGCGGCCTTGCTACCAGCTGTTGGGGAagagctacattcacacgacattgtgcccgccgtaccgtatcgctgctcacccccgccactctccatagcgatgtatagcACCCGCCGCCGTATTATggggaaagattggacatgtcctatcttttccccggctacggaatggtatggtgccacacgtgtgcggcaccatatTGCTTACATAcgtcgccgtgcgcccattgccgtctatgggggacgtatatcggtcgtatattcgtcccccatacagccgtgtgaatgtagccgtagTTTGATGCCACCAGTACCATCAActggtttttttttcaaagaaattcAACAACCGTCTAATTTGATATATGCAAATTTAAGTGGATTCATAGGAcacagatattgatgacctatattTTGGTTATCTTGGCGACTAAGAGGGACTCGGCAGTCTCACCAGTCAGCTTGAAGAGTCTGCAGTATTTGGACCAGTACAATCCTTAATGCCATATGTAGTATAACTATTGTGTTTGGTACCGCAGCTCCAGCCCATTCACTTAAATGGACCAATGGCATCACAAGCCTGGGGCTCTGTGGGGGTGTCAGCCCCCaaccatgtaatattatcaatgctcACCACAGAGAAGTAGTAGTATGACGACCCCCTGCACAGAGGTGAGGAGCACAGTGAAGGAAGCACTGCACAtgtgtaataatctataatataaTCTAATAATGCACATGTGGTGATTGTTACTAAAAGGTTTTATGTCCCATGTGAATAATTCCTCATACACTAGTGATTTACCTGTACAGTGACAGGTGGCTGGCGCCATTGGCTCGGGGCAGTCGGGACCTCCCTCTCAGTCGGGGGTGGGCGGCAGGAGACTGGAGCAGCCTGATTTCCACGCTGTGAGGGAGAAGTGGAGGCGGCATGTCCCTGAGTTGCTCCTTGTCCCCTGTGTGTGCCGGGAGCCGCGCTCTGCTGCtgctgaggaggaggacacacggCGGGCGCCATGGCCAAGTTCAGGGTGGCTTATGAATACTCGGAAGCCGAGGACAAGAGCATCCGCCTGGGCTTATTCCTCATCATCTCCGGGGTGGTCTCTCTCTTCATCCTGGGCTTCTGCTGGCTGAACCCGGCGCTACAGGACCTCCAGGGCAAGACGGCCAACTGCACCGTGCTGTCAGTGCAGCAGATCGGGGAAACGTTCGAGTGTACGTTCACCTGCGGGAGCGACTGTAAGGGCACATCCCTGTACCCCTGCCTGCAGATCTACGTCAACAACTCCGAGTCCAACTCCAGGGCACTGCTCCATGAGGACGAGCAGCAGCTCATCAGCAACCCCAAGGTATCACCTGTACTGTGCCCACTGCTAGAGGCAGGGTGTGTGCCCTCCTTTATCTCTATACGTCCTTCTGCTACTATCTGGCAGCTCTAATGTTAGGAAGGGTAAATTATTATCTCAGTACGTCCTATACTCCTTCTATAGCTGTAATGCCAGGCTGTGTGCCTATATGCCTCATATTCCTTCCATGCACTCCATATAGCACTAATGCCAGGCTGTGTGCCTATATGCCTCATATTCCTTCCATGCACTCCATATAGCACTAATGCCAGGCTGTGTGCCTATATGCCTCATATTCCTTCCATGCACTCCATATAGCACTAATGCCAGGCTGTGTGCCTATATGCCTCATATTCCTTCTACACACTCCATATAGCACTAATGCCAGGCTGTGTGCCTATATGCCTCATATTCCTTCTACACACTCCATATAGCACTAATGCCAGGCTGTGTGCCTATATGCCCCATATTCCTTCTACACACTCCATATAGCACTAATGCCAGGCTGTGTGCCTATATGCCCCATATTCCT
Proteins encoded:
- the KCNMB4 gene encoding calcium-activated potassium channel subunit beta-4 — translated: MAKFRVAYEYSEAEDKSIRLGLFLIISGVVSLFILGFCWLNPALQDLQGKTANCTVLSVQQIGETFECTFTCGSDCKGTSLYPCLQIYVNNSESNSRALLHEDEQQLISNPKCSYIPPCERENQKNSENVLQWEKYWNKEIGYQPFTCYFNQHRRPEDVLLKRTHDENVLLHCFLWPLVTFMVGVLIVVLTICARSLAVKAEAIQKRKFS